A genomic stretch from Candidatus Ishikawaella capsulata Mpkobe includes:
- the tatA gene encoding twin-arginine translocase TatA/TatE family subunit has translation MGEIGVGQLLIIAAIIVLLFGSNKLSNLGTDLGTAIRGFKKAINDEETKEDQDKDLKY, from the coding sequence ATGGGGGAAATAGGTGTTGGACAATTGCTCATTATAGCAGCTATTATAGTGCTTTTATTTGGAAGTAATAAATTAAGCAACTTAGGTACAGATTTAGGAACCGCTATTCGTGGATTTAAAAAAGCTATTAATGATGAAGAAACAAAAGAAGATCAAGATAAGGATCTAAAATATTAG
- the tatC gene encoding twin-arginine translocase subunit TatC: MCIEDTEPLISHLIELRKRLLNCIYTIFIIFLSLVYFSNNIYQLVAAPLIKQMPVGANMIATEVASPFITPIKLTITVSVFLAMPVIFYQIWKFIEPGLYIHERKLVVPMLFFSVLLFYIGIIFAYFIIFPLMFNFFSHTIPHDVRIATDITHYLNFVIVVFMAFGIAFEIPIIIILICCSGIITRQTLIKNRPYIFLGSFIISMLLTPPDIFSQILLAVPIYFLFEIGLFFSYYYSKTSIKK, translated from the coding sequence ATGTGTATTGAAGATACTGAACCACTGATTAGTCATTTAATTGAATTACGTAAACGCTTATTGAATTGTATATATACAATATTTATTATATTTTTATCTTTAGTATATTTTTCCAACAATATTTATCAATTAGTTGCTGCTCCATTGATAAAGCAGATGCCAGTAGGTGCTAATATGATAGCTACTGAAGTAGCATCACCTTTTATTACTCCAATTAAATTAACAATTACAGTTTCAGTATTTCTAGCAATGCCGGTAATATTTTATCAAATATGGAAGTTTATTGAACCTGGACTTTACATTCATGAACGCAAGTTAGTAGTACCTATGTTATTTTTTAGTGTATTACTTTTTTACATAGGTATTATTTTTGCTTATTTTATTATTTTTCCCTTAATGTTTAATTTCTTTTCTCATACTATTCCCCACGATGTTAGAATAGCAACAGATATTACTCATTATTTGAATTTTGTAATAGTGGTTTTCATGGCTTTTGGGATAGCTTTTGAAATACCAATTATAATTATTTTAATATGTTGTAGTGGTATTATTACAAGACAAACCTTAATAAAAAATCGTCCTTATATCTTTTTAGGTAGTTTTATAATTAGTATGCTTCTTACACCTCCAGATATTTTCTCGCAAATTTTATTAGCGGTTCCTATATATTTCTTATTTGAAATAGGGTTATTTTTTTCTTATTACTATAGTAAAACTTCTATAAAAAAATAA
- a CDS encoding uroporphyrinogen-III synthase, producing MNILVTRPNPAATELVVLLRKYGIKAWSFPLIYFVPGRELNLLPNKILSIKPRDMIFVLSKRAIIYADHYLKKTKTTWPSNVEYYSIGRASAQILQQITGKCVKYPRNQETSDALINIPSLQEIKNKRTLILSGNGGRQLLANTLRDRGSNVSFCECYQRYNNVYSSIIECNRWKNYGINTIVVTSCEMLKQLFSLFYIVDVNKWLLQCRILVVSNRLANLAYQLGWENIEICDNATNQALLNKLIHLYNK from the coding sequence ATGAATATTTTAGTCACCCGTCCTAACCCGGCTGCTACTGAGCTAGTTGTACTTTTACGTAAATACGGAATAAAAGCATGGAGTTTTCCATTAATTTATTTTGTTCCAGGTAGAGAATTAAATCTTCTACCAAATAAAATATTATCTATTAAACCTAGAGATATGATTTTTGTGCTTTCTAAAAGAGCCATCATATATGCTGACCATTATTTGAAAAAAACAAAAACAACTTGGCCATCTAATGTAGAATATTATTCTATCGGTCGTGCTAGTGCACAAATATTACAACAAATAACTGGAAAATGTGTTAAATATCCTCGAAATCAAGAAACAAGTGATGCACTAATCAACATACCATCTTTACAAGAAATTAAAAATAAAAGAACGTTGATTTTATCTGGTAATGGAGGACGTCAACTACTTGCAAATACATTACGTGATCGTGGTAGTAATGTTAGCTTTTGTGAGTGTTATCAACGATATAACAATGTATATTCAAGTATAATTGAATGTAACAGGTGGAAAAATTATGGTATTAATACTATTGTCGTGACTAGTTGTGAAATGTTAAAACAACTTTTTTCACTATTTTATATAGTCGATGTTAATAAATGGTTACTACAGTGTAGAATCTTGGTAGTTAGTAATCGTTTAGCTAATTTAGCTTACCAATTAGGATGGGAAAATATTGAAATATGTGATAATGCTACTAATCAAGCGCTATTAAATAAATTAATACACTTGTATAATAAATAA
- the yigL gene encoding sugar/pyridoxal phosphate phosphatase YigL has translation MYHIIASDLDGTLLSPNHTITSFACDTLKLIAKRINFVFATGRHHIDVIQMRNRIGIQGYMITSNGARIHNAEGILMFSKNLDKDIVRDLYTLEYNKDILMHVYDDHKWFIDGNSMSKKHSFVKPKLFNYQLVESKWLPTDGISKVFFTGNDPDHLLKMEHVIEKRWTNRVNVSLSSPLCLEVMAGGVSKGHALKNVARILNISLKKCIAFGDGMNDKEMLSIVGKGCIMANAHPRLKKFLPELEVIGSNNEDAVPYTLRQIFLQN, from the coding sequence ATGTACCACATTATTGCATCAGATCTAGATGGCACGTTGCTTTCTCCTAATCATACTATAACATCTTTTGCATGTGATACTCTTAAATTAATTGCAAAACGAATTAACTTTGTTTTTGCTACAGGACGACACCACATTGATGTAATACAAATGCGTAATAGGATCGGAATCCAAGGTTATATGATTACATCAAATGGAGCGAGAATACATAATGCAGAAGGAATATTAATGTTTAGTAAAAATTTGGATAAAGATATTGTACGTGACTTATACACACTTGAATATAATAAAGATATATTAATGCATGTTTATGATGATCATAAATGGTTTATCGACGGAAATAGTATGTCGAAGAAGCATTCTTTTGTTAAACCAAAACTATTTAACTATCAATTAGTAGAATCCAAATGGTTACCAACAGATGGTATCAGTAAAGTATTTTTTACCGGTAATGATCCTGATCATCTTTTAAAAATGGAACATGTAATTGAAAAACGTTGGACAAATCGTGTTAATGTAAGTTTGTCATCACCACTATGCTTAGAAGTTATGGCTGGAGGTGTATCTAAAGGACATGCTTTGAAAAACGTCGCAAGAATATTAAATATCTCCCTAAAAAAATGCATAGCTTTTGGTGATGGTATGAATGATAAAGAGATGCTTAGTATAGTAGGAAAAGGATGTATCATGGCAAATGCACATCCTCGACTGAAAAAATTTTTACCAGAGCTAGAAGTTATTGGAAGCAATAATGAAGACGCGGTACCTTATACATTGCGTCAAATTTTTCTACAAAATTAA
- the tatB gene encoding Sec-independent protein translocase protein TatB has translation MFDINFSELILIFVIGLIVCGPQRLPKIVNILVRWINTFRYIKTKLNNELTKELKLQGLKDNTKNSSEIKTPIE, from the coding sequence GTGTTTGATATTAATTTTAGTGAGCTAATATTGATCTTCGTTATCGGGCTTATTGTTTGCGGCCCACAACGTCTACCTAAAATAGTAAATATTTTAGTACGTTGGATTAATACTTTTCGATATATAAAAACAAAACTCAATAATGAACTCACAAAAGAACTTAAATTGCAAGGATTAAAAGACAATACAAAAAATTCATCTGAAATAAAAACCCCTATAGAATAA
- the dapF gene encoding diaminopimelate epimerase yields the protein MKFSKMHGLGNDFMVIDAVTQKVSLSADLIKKLSNRHKGIGFDQLLIVEPTCNPSIDFNYRIFNANGVEVEQCGNGARCFALFVRLKGLTEKSDICVSTKNNRILLNIKEDNWIRVNMGEPLFDPNQIPFLAKKTPNNRYNILLQNNNIIFSVVSIGNPHCVIQVKNVKTTAVEIIGSILESHPLFPEHVNVGFMEIVNPESIRLRVYERGVGETQACGSGACAAVASGIQQGLLMKKVRVTLNGGIVYISWNGIGHPLFMTGSATYVYDGFINLYNFNKTYEKS from the coding sequence ATGAAATTTTCTAAAATGCACGGTCTCGGTAATGATTTTATGGTTATAGATGCTGTGACGCAAAAAGTTTCCTTGTCTGCTGATCTTATCAAGAAATTATCTAATCGTCATAAGGGAATTGGTTTTGATCAATTATTAATTGTAGAACCTACATGCAATCCATCTATAGATTTTAATTATCGGATTTTTAACGCTAATGGTGTTGAGGTAGAACAATGTGGTAATGGAGCACGTTGTTTTGCATTATTTGTCAGATTGAAAGGATTAACAGAAAAAAGCGATATTTGTGTGAGTACCAAAAATAATCGTATCCTACTAAATATTAAAGAAGATAATTGGATACGTGTAAATATGGGAGAACCTCTTTTTGATCCTAATCAAATACCGTTTTTAGCAAAAAAAACACCAAACAATAGATATAATATACTATTACAAAATAATAATATTATTTTTAGTGTCGTATCTATAGGTAATCCTCATTGTGTTATTCAAGTGAAAAACGTTAAGACTACAGCAGTAGAAATTATTGGATCAATATTAGAAAGTCATCCTCTTTTTCCAGAACATGTTAATGTAGGATTTATGGAAATAGTAAATCCTGAATCTATTCGTCTACGTGTTTATGAACGTGGTGTAGGAGAAACTCAAGCTTGTGGCAGTGGTGCTTGTGCTGCTGTAGCTTCAGGCATTCAACAAGGCCTACTGATGAAAAAAGTACGTGTTACTCTAAATGGTGGTATAGTATATATTAGTTGGAATGGCATAGGACATCCGTTATTTATGACGGGTTCAGCAACCTATGTTTATGATGGATTTATTAATTTATATAATTTTAATAAAACTTATGAGAAAAGTTGA
- the hemC gene encoding hydroxymethylbilane synthase, protein MKNKFKIATRKSPLALWQAKYIQNCLASAYSNIHIELLPIVTKGDILIEHPLTQLGGKSLFVKELELAIIEQRADLAVHSMKDVPLYFPPGLGLVSICKRENPHDAFVSNLYSSINTLPYGAIVGTSSLRRQCQLMSYRSDLVIKPLRGNIDTRLSKLDNGEYDAIILAYAGLKRLGLDHRVQLILSSDIFLPAVGQGAIGIECQLNNKRLIELLKIIHHDDTAICIKAERALNTRLGGTCQVPIGSFAILEGDQIWLRSKIGLPDGTNMVSAERRGHKKLAEQIGTLLAEEMLDLGAYDILQKIRKGNT, encoded by the coding sequence ATGAAAAATAAATTTAAAATTGCTACCAGAAAAAGTCCTTTAGCGTTATGGCAGGCTAAATATATACAAAACTGTTTAGCCAGTGCTTATTCTAATATTCATATCGAATTACTACCAATAGTAACTAAAGGAGATATACTTATTGAGCATCCTCTAACACAGCTCGGAGGTAAAAGTTTATTTGTTAAAGAACTTGAATTAGCTATAATAGAACAACGTGCTGATTTAGCGGTGCATTCTATGAAAGATGTACCATTATATTTTCCTCCAGGACTGGGTTTAGTTAGTATTTGTAAACGCGAAAATCCACATGATGCCTTTGTATCCAATTTATATAGTTCTATTAATACACTACCTTATGGTGCAATAGTAGGAACCTCAAGTCTACGTCGTCAATGTCAATTAATGTCATATCGTTCTGATTTAGTTATTAAACCACTGCGTGGTAATATAGATACTAGATTATCTAAATTAGATAATGGAGAATATGATGCTATTATTCTTGCTTATGCTGGATTAAAACGCCTAGGATTAGATCATAGAGTACAATTAATATTGTCATCTGATATTTTTTTACCTGCGGTTGGTCAAGGTGCAATAGGTATTGAATGTCAGCTCAACAATAAGAGATTAATCGAATTACTAAAAATAATTCATCACGACGATACTGCTATTTGTATAAAAGCAGAAAGAGCCTTAAATACTCGTTTAGGCGGAACATGTCAGGTACCTATAGGTAGTTTCGCTATATTAGAAGGTGACCAAATTTGGCTTCGCAGTAAAATAGGCCTGCCAGATGGTACCAATATGGTAAGTGCAGAACGTCGAGGACATAAAAAATTAGCTGAGCAAATAGGAACTTTATTAGCAGAAGAAATGTTAGATCTAGGAGCATATGATATTCTACAAAAGATACGTAAAGGAAATACATAA
- the aroK gene encoding shikimate kinase AroK: MADKRNIFLVGPMGAGKSTIGRQLAQQLNVEFYDSDQEIERRTGADIGWVFDVEGEVGFRKREEKIISELTERQGIILATGGGCITSPQTRKCLSARGIVVYLETTIEKQISRTQRDKKRPLLQVDSPVNEVLEKLAKKRNPLYQEIADLIIRTDDQNAKAVANQIIQILDKKSLHCMWM, translated from the coding sequence ATGGCAGATAAACGTAATATTTTTCTGGTTGGGCCAATGGGTGCGGGAAAAAGCACAATTGGCCGTCAATTAGCACAACAACTAAATGTGGAATTTTATGATTCGGATCAGGAAATTGAACGTCGCACTGGTGCAGACATAGGATGGGTATTTGATGTTGAAGGAGAAGTAGGATTTCGTAAACGCGAAGAAAAAATTATTTCTGAATTAACAGAAAGGCAAGGAATCATTTTAGCTACAGGAGGAGGATGTATTACCTCACCTCAAACACGGAAATGTTTGTCTGCTAGAGGAATAGTAGTATATTTAGAAACTACAATTGAAAAACAAATTTCACGAACACAAAGGGATAAAAAACGTCCATTGTTACAAGTTGATTCTCCTGTTAATGAAGTACTGGAAAAACTAGCAAAAAAACGTAATCCATTATATCAAGAAATAGCTGATCTTATTATTCGCACAGATGATCAGAATGCTAAAGCAGTAGCTAATCAAATCATACAGATATTAGATAAAAAATCATTACATTGTATGTGGATGTAG
- the corA gene encoding magnesium/cobalt transporter CorA, with product MLRIFNVNNSRLTSINPIESANLFSAIWIDLISPKDDELQLINNSFGQVLVTSQENISENPDISVRYFEDLDGLHIKSLFFYIKKTEKLNEFGNTNVEFTIRDGRLYTLRDRELPVFSLYTMHASNKKMANANPFEILLDLFEIKIEQINSEIENLYLILERVANFIMKSTMSEKNFTWLYSLSEVEQIAGKITSCLMETQRTLNFLIGNQKLQDNELIKAKKFARDVTSLSSHNESVFQKVNFLIQSAMGLINIEQNRIIKIFSVLSVVFLPPTLIASIYGMNFKDIIPEFSWKYGFLAVICAMIVVGFTPYIYFKRRKWL from the coding sequence ATGCTAAGGATCTTTAATGTAAATAATAGCCGCTTGACTAGCATTAACCCAATCGAGTCAGCAAATTTATTTTCAGCCATATGGATTGATTTAATCTCACCAAAAGATGATGAACTTCAGCTCATTAATAATAGTTTCGGTCAAGTTTTAGTCACCTCTCAGGAAAATATATCAGAGAATCCTGATATTTCTGTGCGTTATTTTGAAGATTTAGATGGATTACATATAAAATCTTTATTTTTTTATATAAAAAAAACAGAAAAATTAAATGAATTTGGTAATACAAATGTAGAGTTCACTATTCGTGATGGTCGTCTTTATACATTAAGAGACCGTGAATTACCTGTTTTTAGTTTATATACTATGCACGCTAGCAATAAAAAAATGGCAAATGCAAATCCATTTGAAATTTTACTGGATTTATTTGAGATAAAAATTGAACAAATTAATAGTGAAATTGAGAATTTGTATCTTATTTTAGAACGTGTCGCAAATTTCATTATGAAAAGTACAATGTCTGAAAAAAATTTCACTTGGCTTTATTCTTTATCAGAAGTAGAACAAATAGCCGGGAAAATTACATCGTGTTTAATGGAGACCCAACGGACCTTGAATTTTTTGATAGGTAACCAAAAATTACAAGACAATGAATTAATAAAGGCAAAAAAATTTGCACGGGATGTTACATCTCTGTCATCCCATAACGAATCTGTTTTTCAAAAAGTGAACTTTTTAATACAATCAGCAATGGGATTAATTAATATTGAACAAAATCGCATTATAAAAATATTTTCCGTACTGTCAGTAGTTTTTTTGCCACCAACACTAATTGCTTCAATTTATGGTATGAATTTTAAGGATATTATACCTGAATTCTCATGGAAATACGGTTTTCTTGCAGTTATTTGTGCAATGATAGTAGTTGGATTTACACCTTATATATATTTTAAACGAAGAAAATGGTTATAA
- the metE gene encoding 5-methyltetrahydropteroyltriglutamate--homocysteine S-methyltransferase, producing MTILNHTLGFPRIGLRRELKIAQEKYWSGNCTQEELLTTGKILRQRHWQQQKEAGIDLLPVGDFAWYDHVLTTSLLLGNIPLRHQDQDGSVNIDTLFRIGRGCAPTGKPAPAAEMTKWFNTNYHYIVPEFYKNQRFKLTWIQLLDEVDEALELGYKIKPILLGPLTYLWLGKVKNSDFDRLSLLNNILPVYKNILNELVKRQIKWIQIDEPILALELPTNWMSAFKYAYSALQQNINILLTTYFESIEHNINFVKDLPVDGLHIDLIHGNYNLELINKKIPSSWLLSLGIINGRNVWRTELKQWFNKIKQLLKERNAVWIGSSCSLLHTPIDLNAETKLDNEIKSWLSFAIQKCVELGLLTKAINTNDPSILEDWSKGIHSRVHSTRVHNSAVNQRLSTITLEDINRNNPYPQRSKAQHDKLNLPLLPTTTIGSFPQTVEIRKLRLDFNKGRITKDKYYFEISKHIKNAISEQEKLGLDVLVHGEAERNDMVEYFGENLEGFVFTQHGWVQSYGSRYVKPPIIIGDISRPKQITVDWAKYAQSLTNKPVKGMLTGPVTIFCWSFPREDLQHEDIVKQIALALRDEVLDLEKAGINIIQIDEPALREGLPLHRSKWNIYLEWAVNAFRLTASVVQDSTQIHTHMCYCEFNDIIDSIAALDADVITIETSRSGMDILDSFKNFSYPNEIGPGVYDIHSPNIPSIKWIEELLEKASKYIPIIRLWVNPDCGLKTRSWQETYLALTNMVKAAKNLRDKIS from the coding sequence ATGACTATTTTGAACCATACCCTAGGATTTCCGCGCATTGGATTACGCAGAGAATTGAAGATAGCGCAAGAAAAATATTGGTCTGGTAATTGTACGCAAGAGGAATTATTAACTACAGGGAAAATTCTACGTCAGCGTCACTGGCAACAGCAAAAAGAAGCTGGTATAGATTTATTACCGGTAGGAGATTTTGCTTGGTATGATCATGTATTAACTACAAGTTTATTATTAGGTAATATACCACTGCGTCATCAAGATCAAGATGGTTCTGTTAATATCGATACTTTATTTCGCATAGGTCGTGGATGTGCACCTACCGGAAAACCTGCACCTGCAGCAGAAATGACTAAATGGTTTAATACAAACTATCATTACATAGTTCCAGAGTTTTATAAAAATCAAAGATTTAAACTTACTTGGATACAATTATTAGATGAAGTAGATGAAGCATTAGAGTTAGGCTATAAAATAAAACCTATTTTATTAGGACCTCTTACCTACCTTTGGTTAGGTAAAGTTAAGAACAGTGATTTTGATCGACTTTCATTATTAAATAATATATTACCCGTATATAAAAATATTTTAAATGAGTTGGTTAAACGCCAGATAAAATGGATACAAATAGATGAGCCTATCTTGGCATTAGAATTACCTACAAATTGGATGAGTGCTTTTAAATATGCTTATTCAGCTTTACAGCAAAATATAAATATATTACTGACTACTTATTTTGAGAGTATAGAGCACAATATTAACTTTGTAAAAGATCTTCCAGTTGATGGATTACATATAGATTTAATACATGGTAATTATAATCTTGAACTAATAAACAAAAAAATACCATCTTCTTGGCTATTGTCTCTAGGTATTATTAATGGTCGGAATGTTTGGCGGACTGAATTGAAGCAATGGTTTAATAAAATTAAACAATTACTCAAAGAACGAAATGCTGTTTGGATTGGTTCGTCTTGTTCGTTATTACATACTCCTATCGATCTGAATGCAGAAACTAAATTAGATAATGAAATAAAAAGCTGGTTATCTTTTGCTATACAAAAATGTGTAGAATTGGGATTATTGACTAAAGCCATCAATACAAATGATCCTTCCATATTAGAAGATTGGAGTAAAGGAATACATTCACGGGTGCATTCTACTCGTGTTCATAATTCTGCCGTTAATCAGCGTCTATCTACAATTACTCTAGAAGATATTAATCGTAACAATCCTTATCCACAACGATCAAAAGCACAACATGATAAACTAAACTTACCATTATTGCCGACAACTACTATTGGTTCTTTTCCACAAACAGTAGAAATTCGTAAATTACGTTTAGATTTTAACAAAGGAAGAATTACTAAAGATAAATATTATTTTGAAATATCCAAACATATTAAAAATGCTATTTCAGAACAAGAAAAATTAGGATTAGATGTGCTTGTTCATGGTGAAGCAGAACGTAATGATATGGTAGAATATTTTGGGGAAAATTTAGAAGGATTTGTTTTTACTCAGCATGGTTGGGTACAAAGTTATGGGTCTCGATATGTTAAACCACCAATTATTATTGGCGATATAAGTCGTCCTAAGCAAATTACTGTAGATTGGGCTAAATATGCACAGTCACTTACCAATAAACCTGTTAAAGGTATGTTAACTGGTCCGGTAACTATTTTTTGTTGGTCATTTCCCCGTGAAGATTTACAACATGAAGATATAGTTAAGCAAATTGCATTAGCTCTTCGCGATGAAGTATTAGATTTAGAAAAAGCTGGTATTAATATTATTCAAATAGATGAACCTGCATTACGAGAAGGGTTACCTTTACATAGATCTAAATGGAATATCTATTTAGAATGGGCTGTTAATGCTTTCCGTCTGACTGCATCTGTAGTACAAGATTCAACTCAAATTCATACACATATGTGTTACTGTGAATTTAATGATATTATAGATTCTATAGCAGCATTGGATGCAGATGTTATAACTATTGAAACATCACGTTCTGGTATGGACATTTTAGATTCATTCAAAAATTTTTCCTATCCTAATGAAATAGGTCCAGGAGTTTATGATATTCATTCTCCTAATATCCCTAGTATTAAATGGATAGAAGAATTACTTGAAAAAGCATCAAAATATATTCCTATTATTAGATTATGGGTCAACCCAGATTGTGGATTAAAAACTCGTAGTTGGCAGGAAACATATCTTGCATTAACTAATATGGTTAAAGCAGCTAAAAATTTGCGCGATAAAATATCGTAA
- the rho gene encoding transcription termination factor Rho — MNLTELKNMPVSELIIIGEKNGLENLARLRKQDIIFAILKQHAKSGEDIFGDGVLEILQDGFGFLRSADSSYLAGPDDIYVSPSQIRRFSLRTGDTIAGKIRPPKEGERYFALLKVNEINFDKPENTRSKILFENLTPLHANKRLRMERGNGSTEDLTARVLDLASPIGCGQRSLIVAPPKAGKTVLLQNIAQSITCNHPDCVTIVLLIDERPEEVTEMQRLVKDAVIASTFDEPASRHIQVAEMVIEKAKRLVEHKKDVVILLDSITRLARAYNTVVPSSGKVLTGGVDANALHRPKRFFGAARNVEEGGSLTIIATALIDTGSKMDEVIYEEFKGTGNMELHLSRKIAERRIFPAIDYNRSGTRREELLTSIPELQKMWILRKIIHPMSEMEAIEFLLNKLSITKTNDEFFHMMKHS; from the coding sequence ATGAATCTTACCGAATTAAAAAATATGCCGGTTTCAGAGTTAATTATTATCGGCGAAAAAAACGGACTAGAAAATCTAGCCAGATTACGTAAACAAGATATAATCTTTGCAATATTAAAACAACATGCCAAGAGTGGTGAAGATATATTTGGTGATGGTGTACTAGAAATACTACAAGATGGATTTGGTTTTCTACGATCAGCAGATAGTTCCTACCTTGCCGGTCCTGATGATATTTATGTTTCTCCTAGTCAAATTCGTCGTTTCAGTTTACGGACTGGAGATACTATTGCTGGTAAAATTAGACCACCCAAAGAAGGAGAGCGTTATTTCGCACTTCTAAAAGTAAATGAAATTAATTTTGATAAACCGGAAAATACTCGTAGTAAAATACTTTTTGAAAATCTCACTCCTTTACATGCAAATAAACGTTTACGTATGGAACGAGGTAATGGATCTACAGAAGACCTAACTGCTAGGGTTTTGGATCTTGCTTCACCAATTGGATGCGGTCAGCGTAGTTTAATTGTTGCTCCTCCAAAAGCTGGTAAAACTGTTTTATTACAAAATATAGCTCAAAGTATTACATGTAATCATCCAGATTGTGTTACCATTGTACTATTGATTGATGAACGACCAGAAGAAGTTACAGAAATGCAACGTTTAGTAAAAGATGCGGTTATTGCTTCAACTTTTGATGAACCGGCATCTCGTCATATTCAAGTAGCTGAAATGGTTATTGAAAAGGCTAAACGTTTAGTAGAACATAAAAAAGATGTGGTAATTCTACTTGATTCAATTACACGTTTAGCCAGAGCGTATAATACTGTAGTACCGTCATCTGGCAAAGTATTGACTGGAGGAGTAGATGCTAACGCATTACATCGACCAAAGAGATTTTTTGGTGCAGCTCGAAATGTAGAAGAGGGCGGCAGTCTTACAATTATAGCTACTGCTTTAATTGATACTGGTTCCAAAATGGACGAAGTGATTTATGAAGAATTTAAAGGTACTGGTAATATGGAATTACATCTTTCTCGTAAAATTGCTGAAAGAAGGATTTTTCCTGCTATCGACTATAATCGTTCTGGTACACGTAGAGAAGAGCTTTTAACTTCTATACCAGAGTTGCAGAAAATGTGGATATTGCGTAAAATTATTCATCCAATGAGTGAAATGGAGGCGATAGAGTTTCTTCTTAACAAATTATCAATAACTAAAACTAATGATGAATTTTTTCATATGATGAAACATTCATAA
- the trxA gene encoding thioredoxin TrxA, which produces MKPNKIIELTDENFHEKVINAKSIILVDFWAEWCGPCKMMTPILQEVAEEYADKLTIAKLNVDNCPKVAPKYDLRGIPTLLIFKNGKVVGTKIGFVTKKQLIKFINANLT; this is translated from the coding sequence ATGAAGCCTAATAAAATCATTGAACTGACTGATGAAAATTTTCATGAGAAGGTTATTAATGCTAAGAGTATAATCTTAGTAGATTTTTGGGCTGAATGGTGTGGTCCTTGCAAAATGATGACACCTATACTTCAAGAAGTAGCTGAAGAATATGCTGATAAGTTAACTATTGCAAAACTGAATGTTGACAATTGTCCAAAAGTTGCGCCGAAATATGACCTTCGTGGTATTCCAACATTATTAATATTTAAAAATGGCAAAGTAGTAGGAACTAAGATAGGTTTTGTTACAAAAAAACAATTGATAAAATTTATCAATGCAAATTTGACTTAA